From a single Pseudomonas triticicola genomic region:
- a CDS encoding DUF2341 domain-containing protein, with the protein MQRLFLSLLICLGFVLPATAQAWWQDDWHYRKQIAVDTTPQGAAINQVLGRTALLVRLHTGNFTFDGVKEDGSDLRFVAADDKTVLNHQIESFDALMGMALIWVDVPNVEGGQRQDIWMYYGNQKAPATGNGQLTFDPNYTALYHFDGATGTPAKDTTAYGNTAQSATGTAIDGVVGRALQFSGQPLLLPASPSLQHNAGSAFTFSAWLRLDQASGEQLILARREGTQSLLVGVSQGLPFVEIDGQRAAATQALTPAQWQHVALTAEGSKVTLYINGRESAALAQAMPAFNSVMAIGADLQEGAFQPFAGAIDELRLSKVARPAALLLADATSQGAESKLVAYGVDEEQSGFGFGSLGFLLNAVPVDAWVIIAVLVLMMFQSWIIMLRKSRSLSRVTAANEDFRAQFAKVGTRLEMFADDAQLAQRLQHSSLWRLYLVAVKEIRTRREQGADTSSVSAATIEAIRCSMDGVRTRENQQLSSKLSTLSNAIAGGPYIGLLGTVLGIMVVFLGTAMAGDVNINAIAPGMAAALLATAMGLFVAIPALFGYNRLITRNKEVSADMRVFVDEFITRLAEMHGESQFSEASHQRGHHANHSVPA; encoded by the coding sequence ATGCAACGCCTCTTCCTTTCGTTGTTGATCTGCCTGGGCTTCGTGCTCCCGGCCACGGCTCAGGCCTGGTGGCAGGACGACTGGCATTACCGCAAACAGATCGCCGTCGACACCACGCCACAAGGCGCGGCGATCAATCAGGTCCTCGGCCGCACCGCGCTGCTGGTGCGCCTGCACACCGGCAACTTCACCTTCGACGGCGTGAAAGAGGACGGCTCCGATCTACGCTTCGTCGCCGCCGATGACAAAACCGTGCTCAACCACCAGATCGAAAGTTTCGACGCGCTGATGGGCATGGCGCTGATCTGGGTCGATGTGCCGAATGTAGAGGGCGGTCAGCGTCAGGACATCTGGATGTACTACGGCAACCAGAAAGCCCCGGCCACCGGCAACGGGCAACTCACCTTCGATCCGAATTACACCGCGCTGTATCACTTCGACGGCGCCACTGGCACCCCGGCGAAAGACACTACGGCGTACGGCAACACCGCGCAAAGCGCGACCGGCACAGCGATTGATGGCGTCGTCGGGCGTGCCTTGCAGTTCAGCGGCCAGCCGTTGTTGCTGCCAGCCAGTCCGTCGCTGCAACACAACGCGGGCAGTGCGTTCACTTTCAGTGCCTGGCTGCGTCTGGATCAGGCGAGTGGCGAGCAACTGATTCTCGCTCGACGCGAAGGCACGCAAAGTCTGTTGGTCGGCGTAAGCCAGGGTCTGCCATTCGTGGAAATCGACGGCCAGCGCGCCGCTGCGACACAGGCACTGACTCCGGCGCAATGGCAACACGTTGCGCTGACCGCCGAGGGTTCGAAAGTCACCCTGTACATCAACGGTCGCGAAAGCGCTGCGTTGGCCCAGGCGATGCCGGCGTTCAACTCGGTCATGGCCATCGGTGCCGATCTGCAGGAAGGCGCGTTCCAGCCATTCGCTGGCGCTATTGATGAGCTGCGCCTGTCGAAAGTCGCCCGACCTGCTGCGCTGTTGCTGGCCGATGCCACCTCGCAAGGCGCCGAGTCGAAACTGGTCGCTTACGGCGTCGATGAGGAACAGTCCGGCTTCGGGTTCGGCAGCCTCGGCTTCCTGCTCAACGCGGTGCCAGTCGACGCCTGGGTGATCATCGCCGTGCTGGTGCTGATGATGTTCCAGTCGTGGATCATCATGCTGCGCAAGAGCCGCAGCCTCAGCCGCGTGACGGCTGCCAACGAAGATTTCCGCGCGCAATTCGCCAAGGTCGGCACGCGTCTGGAGATGTTCGCCGACGACGCGCAACTGGCCCAACGCCTACAGCATTCGTCGCTGTGGCGCCTGTACCTGGTGGCGGTCAAAGAGATCCGTACCCGTCGCGAGCAGGGCGCCGATACCTCCTCGGTTTCAGCGGCGACCATCGAAGCCATCCGCTGCTCGATGGACGGCGTGCGCACCCGCGAGAACCAGCAGCTGAGTTCGAAACTTTCGACCCTGTCCAACGCCATCGCCGGCGGTCCGTATATCGGCCTGCTCGGTACGGTGCTGGGGATCATGGTGGTGTTCCTCGGCACGGCAATGGCCGGCGACGTCAACATCAACGCCATCGCTCCCGGTATGGCCGCCGCGCTGTTGGCCACGGCGATGGGCCTGTTCGTCGCGATCCCCGCGCTGTTTGGCTACAACCGCCTGATCACCCGCAACAAGGAAGTCAGCGCCGACATGCGCGTATTCGTCGACGAGTTCATCACCCGGCTGGCGGAAATGCACGGCGAGAGCCAGTTCAGTGAGGCGTCGC